A genome region from Carya illinoinensis cultivar Pawnee chromosome 2, C.illinoinensisPawnee_v1, whole genome shotgun sequence includes the following:
- the LOC122301691 gene encoding uncharacterized protein LOC122301691 produces the protein MEKLQEMWETFQLNDEEGEAIELEEEGSSEVQRKGERSLIGKIWSERVIGKNIVENTMGRVWRLSKPAIFTEVGRNVFVITFATHADKNRVESGRPWLFDGNIFVMNVFDGYTPLGHMSFDKAAMWVQFHNLPLAGMSKECGIRLGSSLGEVEEVEVDVDDVGWGSFLRVRICLDLTKPLARGRTFKLQGVQTWVPITYEKLPRFCLDCGRIIHGEMKCNSAAGIKSDTKQFGSWLRADGGVRRFPYSPRRGDTMAGKSRSSEEGQPEGSKEGDNSAVNVNRNGADFQEPFDQNGEYSGPFDCGVKNSNEVAGGLMAEADFVGRTPDQMPRHDYGISVTQVSEAEGNGNLNVIRVESSVVGQVTVEASQAHVSIGNQAQLPAGTIHPPRRSTRSTWKKRARATGMSTLSQNVNTCRKRQADNGDQAVYTNFVHDNKKKLKLAEMDVRGKGKIGESMVKQVGENKLTLAEAVIQPCRPQ, from the coding sequence ATGGAGAAACTTCAGGAGATGTGGGAAACTTTTCAGTTGAATGATGAAGAAGGGGAGGCAATAGAGCTTGAGGAGGAAGGTAGTTCGGAAGTGCAGAGAAAGGGTGAACGCAGTTTGATTGGTAAGATATGGTCGGAGAGGGTGATCGGGAAGAATATAGTCGAAAATACTATGGGCAGGGTGTGGAGGCTAAGTAAACCAGCCATTTTCACAGAAGTGGGACGTAATGTTTTTGTGATTACCTTCGCTACTCATGCTGATAAGAACCGAGTGGAGAGTGGGCGTCCATGGCTGTTTGATGGCAACATTTTTGTTATGAATGTGTTTGATGGGTATACTCCCTTGGGTCACATGTCATTTGATAAGGCAGCAATGTGGGTGCAGTTCCATAATTTACCATTGGCAGGAATGTCTAAGGAGTGTGGGATTAGGCTCGGAAGCTCGCTAGGGGAGGTGGAGGAGGTGGAAGTGGATGTGGATGATGTGGGATGGGGGTCTTTTCTTAGAGTGAGGATCTGTTTGGATCTAACAAAGCCTCTGGCACGAGGTCGTACCTTTAAACTGCAAGGAGTTCAAACATGGGTCCCGATTACTTATGAAAAATTGCCACGGTTCTGCCTTGATTGTGGAAGGATTATCCATGGCGAGATGAAGTGTAACTCTGCTGCTGGAATTAAAAGTGATACCAAACAGTTTGGTAGTTGGCTGCGCGCGGATGGAGGAGTACGTAGATTTCCATATAGTCCTCGCCGAGGAGATACCATGGCTGGTAAGAGTAGATCATCGGAGGAAGGCCAGCCGGAGGGGTCGAAGGAGGGAGACAATAGTGCTGTTAATGTGAATCGTAACGGTGCTGATTTTCAGGAACCGTTTGATCAGAATGGCGAATATTCAGGACCTTTTGATTGCGGAGTGAAGAATTCTAATGAGGTGGCAGGAGGCTTGATGGCTGAAGCTGATTTTGTGGGAAGGACTCCGGATCAGATGCCTCGTCATGATTATGGCATTTCAGTTACGCAGGTCTCGGAGGCTGAAGGTAACGGTAATTTGAATGTAATACGTGTGGAGTCTTCTGTGGTGGGCCAGGTGACAGTTGAGGCCTCTCAAGCCCATGTTTCTATTGGTAACCAAGCCCAGTTGCCTGCTGGAACAATACATCCTCCGAGAAGATCTACTCGATCAACCTGGAAAAAACGTGCTAGAGCCACAGGTATGAGTACTTTGTCACAGAATGTTAATACCTGTAGGAAAAGACAGGCTGATAATGGTGACCAGGCTGTTTACACAAACTTTGTGCatgataataaaaagaaattaaaactggCAGAGATGGATGTAAGAGGGAAAGGGAAGATAGGAGAAAGTATGGTTAAGCAGGTTGGTGAGAATAAGTTGACATTGGCAGAGGCTGTTATACAGCCCTGCCGACCTCAATGA